A single region of the Ursus arctos isolate Adak ecotype North America unplaced genomic scaffold, UrsArc2.0 scaffold_10, whole genome shotgun sequence genome encodes:
- the METTL21C gene encoding protein-lysine methyltransferase METTL21C isoform X1, with protein MHRTAAAVMDVCLSSEQQTGRLQEAPCSPDGCLEPAEGAPQEDGTGGPPGDSNKIEPSLRSLQKFVPTDYASYTQEHYMFAGTKIVIQESIESYGAVVWPGATALCQYLEEHTEELNLQDAKILEIGAGPGLVSIVASILGAQVTATDLPDVLGNLQYNLLKNTLKRAAHLPEVRELVWGESLEQHFPKSTFYYDYVLASDVVYHHYFLDKLLATMAYLCQPGTVLLWANKFRFSTDYEFLDKFKQVFDTTLVAEFPESSVKVFKGILKWD; from the exons ATGCACAGAACAG CGGCTGCGGTTATGGACGTGTGTCTGAGCTCCGAGCAGCAGACCGGGCGCCTGCAGGAAGCACCGTGCAGCCCAGATGGCTGCTTAGAGCCGGCGGAGGGGGCTCCCCAGGAGGACGGCACCGGTGGACCCCCAGGAG ATTCAAACAAGATAGAACCATCTCTTCGTAGCCTCCAGAAATTTGTTCCTACAGATTACGCCAGCTACACTCAGGAGCACTACATGTTTGCAGGCACGAAGATCGTCATCCAAGAGTCAATAGAGAGCTACGGAGCGGTGGTGTGGCCGGGG GCTACGGCTTTGTGTCAGTATTTGGAGGAACATACAGAGGAACTGAATCTCCAAGATGCTAAGATACTTGAGATTGGTGCTGGACCAGGCCTTGTCTCCATTGTGGCCAGTATTCTAG GAGCTCAAGTCACAGCAACGGATTTGCCTGATGTCCTAGGAAACCTTCAATACAATCTTTTGAAGAACACATTAAAACGTGCAGCGCATCTGCCGGAAGTGAGAGAGCTGGTTTGGGGAGAGAGCCTGGAGCAGCACTTCCCCAAGTCGACATTTTATTACGACTATGTTCTGGCCTCAGACGTGGTCTACCACCACTACTTCCTGGACAAGCTGCTCGCCACCATGGCATACCTTTGTCAGCCAGGGACGGTGTTGCTTTGGGCCAACAAATTCAGGTTCAGCACCGATTACGAATTCTTGGATAAATTCAAGCAAGTTTTTGACACAACACTCGTGGCTGAATTTCCAGAGTCATCAGTCAAAGTTTTCAAAGGAATACTAAAATGGGACTAA
- the METTL21C gene encoding protein-lysine methyltransferase METTL21C isoform X2, whose amino-acid sequence MDVCLSSEQQTGRLQEAPCSPDGCLEPAEGAPQEDGTGGPPGDSNKIEPSLRSLQKFVPTDYASYTQEHYMFAGTKIVIQESIESYGAVVWPGATALCQYLEEHTEELNLQDAKILEIGAGPGLVSIVASILGAQVTATDLPDVLGNLQYNLLKNTLKRAAHLPEVRELVWGESLEQHFPKSTFYYDYVLASDVVYHHYFLDKLLATMAYLCQPGTVLLWANKFRFSTDYEFLDKFKQVFDTTLVAEFPESSVKVFKGILKWD is encoded by the exons ATGGACGTGTGTCTGAGCTCCGAGCAGCAGACCGGGCGCCTGCAGGAAGCACCGTGCAGCCCAGATGGCTGCTTAGAGCCGGCGGAGGGGGCTCCCCAGGAGGACGGCACCGGTGGACCCCCAGGAG ATTCAAACAAGATAGAACCATCTCTTCGTAGCCTCCAGAAATTTGTTCCTACAGATTACGCCAGCTACACTCAGGAGCACTACATGTTTGCAGGCACGAAGATCGTCATCCAAGAGTCAATAGAGAGCTACGGAGCGGTGGTGTGGCCGGGG GCTACGGCTTTGTGTCAGTATTTGGAGGAACATACAGAGGAACTGAATCTCCAAGATGCTAAGATACTTGAGATTGGTGCTGGACCAGGCCTTGTCTCCATTGTGGCCAGTATTCTAG GAGCTCAAGTCACAGCAACGGATTTGCCTGATGTCCTAGGAAACCTTCAATACAATCTTTTGAAGAACACATTAAAACGTGCAGCGCATCTGCCGGAAGTGAGAGAGCTGGTTTGGGGAGAGAGCCTGGAGCAGCACTTCCCCAAGTCGACATTTTATTACGACTATGTTCTGGCCTCAGACGTGGTCTACCACCACTACTTCCTGGACAAGCTGCTCGCCACCATGGCATACCTTTGTCAGCCAGGGACGGTGTTGCTTTGGGCCAACAAATTCAGGTTCAGCACCGATTACGAATTCTTGGATAAATTCAAGCAAGTTTTTGACACAACACTCGTGGCTGAATTTCCAGAGTCATCAGTCAAAGTTTTCAAAGGAATACTAAAATGGGACTAA